In Shewanella psychrotolerans, the genomic stretch CAACGGATCCTCGCCGATATGGCATTTGAATCCTCATTGCTATTTGAGTCTGAATTTACCTTAGATGACAGTGAATTTTTACATCATGCCGTTAGGGATTTTTGGCGTGAAACCTGCTATCCGCTGCCGCCCTATTTAGCGCAGATCATTCAAACCAAGTTTAGCGATCCTGATGCATTAGCTCAGCAACTGCGTCCATTACTTGGCGCTAGCCAAGCTAAAGCCAACCCAGAGCCGAGTGAATTTAGTACTATTTCGGCAGCATTAACGCAAAGTCTCAATAGACTTAAACTTATCTGGCCAAGAGAGCGGGACAACATAGAGCAACTATTGCATCAACTTCCGCTAAACGGCACCCGATTTGGAAAGAAAGATCAGGGTTATCCAAAGTTGGCAGTCATGCTTGAGGCGATGGATAACTGGGCGAGGTTTAGTCAATCACTCCCCGATTTAAAAGTATTAGACGCCCTATCACTAGGCAATCTAAAACTGAATAAAGGCGGTGAGATCCCAACCGCGGAGCAAGCGCCATTACTTGCACACATTGAGATCTTACATCAATTAGTTAAGCAATTTGTACCCAGCTTTCTGTTTGCCGCCCGCAGAGGGATATCGGCGCGATTTGCTCAGCAGAAAACCGAGCGTAATCTGCTCACACCAGATGATTTGTTAATCACCCTCGCTGGTGCGCTGACGGCATCGCCGCATCTTAATGTTCAAGACATTAATCCAAGCACAAGTGAGCAAACCGCTAGTGATGAAGCGACTGAAAATAAAGCCAATATAGCCGCTCACAGCCAAACCTTGGCCGCGACTATCGCAAAGCGCTTTCCTATTGCACTCATCGATGAGTTTCAGGATACAGACCCTCTTCAATATCAAATATTTAGTAGTATCTATCAAACGACACTGTCGTCAGCTTCTGCTGGTGCTCAAAGCCTATTGATGATTGGCGATCCTAAACAGGCCATCTATGCCTTTAGGGGCGCCGATATTCATACCTATATCGACGCCCGCATTAACACCGAGCACCATTACAGCCTCGATACCAATTTCCGATCTAGTCGTCATATGATTGAGGGCGTCAATCAACTCTTTAGCCAACATCAAGACCCTTTTATTAGCCAGTCTATTCCCTTTGAGCGTGTCGCACCATCGCCATTTTCCGATGATAAACGCTTAATCGAGGCAACAGAAAATAGCAGTGCGCTGCGCATCAAACTGCTTGGTGAAGACCCCGACAAAGGATTAAATAAAGCAACTGCCAGAAAATGGTTAGCAGAGGATGCTTGTAATGAAATTGCGCGGCTATTGATCGAAGCACAAAATGGCAAATGCTTTATAAGTGACAAGGTTAAAGGTGATAAGCCACTAAAGGCTAAAGACATTGCGGTATTGGTTAGAGACCGCAATGAAGCGGCTTATATCAAAGCTGCACTGAGTGATCGTCAAATTGGCGCTGTATTTCTTAGCCGCGATAGCGTGTTTAGTACCTTGGAAGCCAAAGAGCTTGCCTTAGTACTTATTGCCATAGCCAATCCAAAAGATGAGCGAGCGCTGCGCAGTGCATTAGCCACCCAATTACTTGGCTTTAGCGCCGTTGAGATCCATCAGTTTAATCACCAAGAAGAGAGCCGCCAAACACTGCTTGAGCAGTTTTACGAGTTGCATCAAATTTGGCAACGTCGCGGCGTAATGCCATGTCTACTTGCAATGGCAAGAGACACACATCTGATTGAGCGGTTATTAGCAACAGAAGATGGTCAACGACGGCTGACCGATTTCAGGCATTTAGGAGAGCTACTGCAACAAAAGGCCACCGAACTCGACGGTGTCAATGCCCTGCTCAATTGGTATCAACAAGCCTTACTCGAAAACCACAGCGCAGAGGAAGCTCAACTTAGGCTTGAAAGCGAACAAAACCTAGTACAAATCGTCACTATTCATAAGAGTAAGGGGCTTGAGTACCCGGTTTGCTTCGTGCCTTTTGTGAGTTTAGCGAGGGATAATCGCCGTAAACCTGCGCCAATGCTTTATCACCAAAACAATGAATTAATATGGGATATTGAACAAACCGATGACGGTTGGTCACTCAGCAAACGGGAAAATTTGGCAGAGGATCTGCGTCTACTTTACGTAGCCCTTACCCGCCCAGTACTGGCCTGTTATCTCTATATTGCCAACCACAGCCGTTTTACTAAAAAAGCGGGTATTAGCAGTCAGCTACATGAAACCGCCATAGGTTATCTGTTAGGGATTGAAGATGCTAACTGTGAGATTGGTGATATTGAAACGAAAGCTGAAAAACTTAAAAGTGAGGCTATTAGCGTCAATTTGATTGAATCTATCGCCGATGCGACGCCCCTGCCGCAGGTGATTGACGACAGCCAAATGCTCGCACCTAAACCCTTACAGCGCACGCTAACCACGCCTTGGCGTGTTGGCAGTTACTCTGGGCTTGTTAAAGATATGCCCCATGAGCGTGTATCTCCTGGTCGTGACGATGAGGCATTTGCTGCGCTGGAGATGATCGACGAAGAAAGGGAACAACAAGCATCACGCTTTACGTTTGAGCGCGGTGCAAATGCCGGTAGCTTTATGCATTTAGTCTTAGAGCTCATCGATTTTACCAAGGCAGAGCAGGATCTCTGTGAGCAACTGCCAAGTGCGATGGAAAAATATGGCATCGACTGTAGCTGGAAGGATATTTTACAGCAATGGTATCTCGATCTGTTAAGTGCACCACTTGCTCGTCATGAAACGTATTCTAGCTCGAACCTTAATAGCTCTAAAGATCCTAGCGCTGAGCATGAGTTATCACTTAGCCAGCTGTCACCTAAGCAAACTATGGTGGAAATGGAGTTTTATATGCCTATCTCAACGCTCCAGGCTTATGCACTTAATCAACTGCTAGGGGAATATGGCTATATAATGTCGCTCTCATTTGACACTTTACAGGGGATGTTAAAAGGCTTTATCGATTTAACCTTCGAGCATAACGGTCAGTTTTTTATTGCCGATTATAAATCTAATCACTTAGGCGATGATTTTAGTTGTTATCAACAGCCTCAGATGCAACATGCAATCACCAGCCATAGATATGACTTGCAGTACATTATCTACACCTTAGCACTCCATCGCTATTTGGGCGTGCGTTTGCCAAGCTACGACTATGATAGCCATATAGGCGGTTGCTACTATC encodes the following:
- the recB gene encoding exodeoxyribonuclease V subunit beta — translated: MASEKLNTLTLPFTGSRLIEASAGTGKTYTIAGLYIRLLLGHGIPEPLRCEQILVVTFTNAATGELRDRIRKKIQLAYRRFIGMPVNDELIEQLYQQTEKEALPLAQKRLDLALKSLDEAAIFTIHGFCQRILADMAFESSLLFESEFTLDDSEFLHHAVRDFWRETCYPLPPYLAQIIQTKFSDPDALAQQLRPLLGASQAKANPEPSEFSTISAALTQSLNRLKLIWPRERDNIEQLLHQLPLNGTRFGKKDQGYPKLAVMLEAMDNWARFSQSLPDLKVLDALSLGNLKLNKGGEIPTAEQAPLLAHIEILHQLVKQFVPSFLFAARRGISARFAQQKTERNLLTPDDLLITLAGALTASPHLNVQDINPSTSEQTASDEATENKANIAAHSQTLAATIAKRFPIALIDEFQDTDPLQYQIFSSIYQTTLSSASAGAQSLLMIGDPKQAIYAFRGADIHTYIDARINTEHHYSLDTNFRSSRHMIEGVNQLFSQHQDPFISQSIPFERVAPSPFSDDKRLIEATENSSALRIKLLGEDPDKGLNKATARKWLAEDACNEIARLLIEAQNGKCFISDKVKGDKPLKAKDIAVLVRDRNEAAYIKAALSDRQIGAVFLSRDSVFSTLEAKELALVLIAIANPKDERALRSALATQLLGFSAVEIHQFNHQEESRQTLLEQFYELHQIWQRRGVMPCLLAMARDTHLIERLLATEDGQRRLTDFRHLGELLQQKATELDGVNALLNWYQQALLENHSAEEAQLRLESEQNLVQIVTIHKSKGLEYPVCFVPFVSLARDNRRKPAPMLYHQNNELIWDIEQTDDGWSLSKRENLAEDLRLLYVALTRPVLACYLYIANHSRFTKKAGISSQLHETAIGYLLGIEDANCEIGDIETKAEKLKSEAISVNLIESIADATPLPQVIDDSQMLAPKPLQRTLTTPWRVGSYSGLVKDMPHERVSPGRDDEAFAALEMIDEEREQQASRFTFERGANAGSFMHLVLELIDFTKAEQDLCEQLPSAMEKYGIDCSWKDILQQWYLDLLSAPLARHETYSSSNLNSSKDPSAEHELSLSQLSPKQTMVEMEFYMPISTLQAYALNQLLGEYGYIMSLSFDTLQGMLKGFIDLTFEHNGQFFIADYKSNHLGDDFSCYQQPQMQHAITSHRYDLQYIIYTLALHRYLGVRLPSYDYDSHIGGCYYLFLRGMSTQTPGSGVFYDKPPKALIERLDQLLKQDQQQQPANDLTINTANDASVNQAMPQQTELDL